A region from the Fusarium graminearum PH-1 chromosome 4, whole genome shotgun sequence genome encodes:
- a CDS encoding coatomer subunit alpha produces MQSSPGMLTKFESKSSRAKGIAFHPKRPWILVSLHSSTIQLWDYRMGTLIDRFEEHDGPVRGVDFHKTQPLFVSGGDDYKIKVWSYQTRRCLFTLNGHLDYVRTVFFHHELPWILSASDDQTIRIWNWQNRSLICTMTGHNHYAMCAQFHPKEDLVVSASLDQSVRVWDISGLRKKHSAPTSMSFEDQMARANQNQTDMFGNTDAVVKFVLEGHDRGVNWVAFHPTMPLIVSAGDDRLVKLWRMSETKAWEVDTCRGHFQNASGCLFHPHQDLILSAGEDKTIRVWDLNKRTAVQSFKRENDRFWVIAAHPEINLFAAGHDNGVMVFKLERERPASAVHQNLLFYVTKEKHVRSYDFQKNIESPTLLSLKKLGSAWVAPRTLSFNPAERSILVTSPADGGSYELVNLPKDGSGAIEPAESKRGAGSSAIFVARNRFAVLNTANQTIDIKDLSNNTTRSFKPPTGTTDIYFGGTGNLLIITPTAVHLYDIQQKKSTAELAVNGVKYVVWSNDGLYAALLSKHNVTIVSKTLEQVSTLHETIRIKSATWDDAGVLLYSTLNHVKYTLLNGDNGIVRTLDQTVYLVKVKGRNVYCLDRAAKPRILQIDPTEYRFKLALVKRNYEEMLHIIRNSSLVGQSIISYLQKKGYPEIALQFVQDPTTRFDLAVECGNLDVAVEMAKELDKPKFWTRLGTEALAHGNHQVVEMCYQKLKQFDKLSFLYLATGDRAKLARMAKIAEHRGDFTSRFQNAVYLGEVEDRIQMFKEIDLYPLAYMTAKSHGLEEECQSILEATGVAEEDLTLPALGSPLSTTAPIVPTFKASWPTKATSQSFFEKALLGQVEGLSLEDEPAAANTGFEDAMEIDSAAKRNGTLIDDDDEDVAGWDMGDDDIPEADSDFVNVESVDAGGAASSEADMWARNSPLAVDHVAGGSFETAMQLLNRQVGAVDFAPLKSRFLEIYSASKTFLPASEGLPPLVNYVRRTLEETDPRKVLPIIPRDLEHLASNDLQAGYDSMKTNKLEAGIGIFKGILHSILVNAVTSEDEVSEAKKLITSASEYAVAMSIELSRRQLGSPEVVAQDPEKLQRSLELSAYFTIPKIEVPHRQLALLSAMQLAIRNKNYNSALSFANRIIANGGATKIVENAKKTKAQCERNPNDAIEIEFDQFAEFDVCAASHTPIYSGTAYEECAFDGSKYHTKYKGTVCRVCEVCEIGKHGSGLKLFA; encoded by the exons ATGCAATCCTCCCCAGGAATGTTGACCAAG TTCGAGTCCAAGTCCTCGAGAGCTAAAGGCATTGCCTTTCACCCTAAGAG ACCATGGATCCTCGTTTCACTACACTCTTCGACTATCCAGCTCTGGGATTATCGAATGGGAACCCTAATTGATCGTTTTGAAGAGCACGATGGTCCCGTCCGTGGCGTCGATTTCCACAAGACACAACCGCTCTTCGTCTCCGGCGGTGATGACTACAAGATCAAAGTTTGGTCTTACCAGACCAGGCGTTGCCTATTCACCCTTAACGGCCATCTCGATTACGTCCGAACagtcttcttccatcatgagCTTCCTTGGATTTTGTCAGCATCCGATGACCAGACTATTCGGATATGGAACTGGCAGAACCGGTCGCTGA TTTGTACCATGACCGGCCACAACCATTACGCAATGTGCGCTCAATTTCACCCCAAGGAAGACCTCGTCGTATCTGCATCGCTCGATCAGTCCGTCCGCGTTTGGGATATTTCCGGCCTCCGAAAGAAGCACTCCGCTCCTACCTCGATGTCTTTCGAAGACCAGATGGCACGCGCCAACCAGAACCAGACCGACATGTTCGGTAACACTGACGctgttgtcaagtttgttctCGAGGGCCACGACCGTGGTGTTAACTGGGTCGCTTTCCATCCCACAATGCCCCTCATTGTTAGCGCTGGCGACGATCGTCTCGTAAAGCTATGGCGTATGAGCGAGACCAAGGCCTGGGAAGTCGACACATGCCGAGGACACTTTCAAAATGCGTCGGGATGTCTTTTCCACCCCCACCAGGACCTCATTTTGTCCGCTGGAGAGGACAAGACTATTCGCGTCTGGGACTTGAACAAGCGAACCGCTGTCCAGTCTTTCAAGCGAGAGAACGACCGCTTCTGGGTTATTGCAGCCCATCCCGAGATCAATctttttgctgctggtcACGATAACGGTGTTATGGTCTTCAAGCTGGAGCGAGAACGCCCTGCTTCTGCTGTGCACCAGAACCTTCTCTTCTACGTCACTAAGGAGAAGCACGTCAGGTCTTATGATTTCCAGAAGAACATCGAGAGCCCTACACTTCTCtcgctcaagaagcttggcaGTGCCTGGGTCGCACCCCGAACTTTGTCCTTCAACCCTGCGGAACGATCGATTTTGGTTACGTCCCCAGCTGATGGAGGATCTTACGAATTGGTTAACCTGCCCAAGGATGGTTCTGGTGCGATCGAACCCGCCGAGTCCAAGCGAGGTGCTGGAAGCTCTGCCATTTTTGTTGCACGTAACAGATTTGCCGTTCTCAACACCGCCAATCAGACCATCGATATCAAGGATCTCTCCAACAACACTACCCGATCCTTCAAGCCCCCCACCGGCACTACCGACATCTACTTTGGAGGTACCGGCAACCTGTTGATCATCACCCCCACCGCTGTTCATCTTTACGATATtcagcagaagaagagcacTGCCGAGTTAGCTGTGAACGGTGTGAAGTATGTCGTCTGGTCTAATGATGGACTTTACGCCGCTCTGCTGAGCAAGCACAATGTTACTATTGTGtccaagactcttgagcaGGTCAGCACTCTCCACGAGACTATTCGTATCAAGAGCGCTACTTGGGATGATGCAGGCGTTTTGCTGTACTCTACTCTCAACCATGTCAAGTACACTCTTCTGAACGGCGATAACGGTATCGTCCGTACCCTTGATCAGACCGTCTACttggtcaaggtcaagggccGCAATGTGTACTGCCTTGATAGAGCTGCGAAGCCCCGCATCCTCCAGATTGATCCTACAGAATACCGATTCAAGCTGGCTCTGGTCAAGCGCAACTATGAGGAAATGCTTCACATTATTCGAAACTCCAGTCTTGTTGGCCAATCCATTATTTCCTATCTGCAGAAGAAGGGCTACCCCGAAATCGCCCTCCAATTTGTCCAAGACCCCACCACTCGTTTCGACCTTGCTGTTGAGTGCGGTAACCTTGATGTCGCTGTTGAGATGGCgaaggaacttgacaagcCCAAGTTCTGGACCCGTCTTGGTACGGAAGCACTGGCACATGGTAACCatcaggttgttgagatgtgtTACCAAAAGCTCAAGCAGTTTGATAAGCTGTCTTTCCTATACCTTGCCACTGGTGACCGTGCGAAGCTTGCCCGTATGGCCAAGATTGCAGAGCATCGTGGTGACTTCACCTCACGATTCCAGAATGCCGTTTACCTTGGAGAGGTCGAGGATCGTATTCAAATGTTTAAGGAAATTGACCTTT ACCCCCTTGCCTACATGACTGCCAAGTCTCATGGTCTGGAGGAGGAATGCCAATCAATCTTGGAGGCCACTGGCGTCGCCGAGGAGGATCTTACTCTGCCTGCTCTGGGAAGTCCCTTGTCCACCACTGCGCCTATCGTTCCCACGTTCAAGGCCTCTTGGCCTACCAAAGCTACCTCACAGTccttcttcgagaaggctcttcttggccaggtcGAAGGTCTATCGTTGGAAGACGAGCCCGCTGCTGCCAACACGGGCTTCGAGGACGCCATGGAGATTGACTCAGCTGCCAAGCGTAACGGTACCCtgattgacgatgatgacgaggatgttgcCGGCTGGGACATGGGAGATGACGATATCCCCGAGGCTGACAGCGACTTTGTCAACGTTGAGAGTGTTGATGCAGGCGGTGCTGCAAGCAGCGAGGCCGATATGTGGGCACGAAACTCGCCATTGGCCGTCGACCATGTTGCTGGAGGCTCCTTCGAAACTGCTATGCAGCTTCTTAACCGTCAGGTCGGGGCTGTTGATTTCGCACCCCTTAAATCACGTTTCTTGGAAATCTACTCGGCTTCCAAGACTTTCCTCCCTGCTTCTGAGGGGCTACCCCCCCTGGTAAACTATGTGCGCAGGACTCTAGAGGAGACTGACCCCAGAAAGGTCCTGCCCATCATCCCTCGGGATCTGGAGCATCTTGCCTCCAACGACCTTCAAGCAGGTTACGATTCCATGAAGACCAATAAACTGGAGGCTGGTAttggcatcttcaagggCATCCTTCACtccattcttgtcaatgCTGTTACAAGCGAAGATGAGGTTTCTGAGGCTAAGAAACTCATTACCTCGGCCAGCGAGTACGCTGTTGCCATGAGTATTGAGCTATCGAGAAGACAACTCGGCTCCCCCGAAGTTGTGGCCCAGGACCCAGAGAAGCTTCAGAGAAGCTTGGAACTGTCGGCCTACTTTACCATCCCCAAGATCGAGGTGCCCCACCGGCAGCTTGCTCTGCTGAGTGCCATGCAATTGGCCATTCGAAACAAGAACTACAATTCCGCCTTGAGCTTTGCCAATCGCATTATCGCCAACGGAGGTGCCACCAAGATTGTAGAAAAC GCCAAAAAGACTAAGGCCCAATGCGAGCGCAACCCTAACGATGCtattgagattgagttcGACCAGTTCGCCGAGTTTGATGTCTGCGCTGCTAGCCATACACCTATCTACAGTGGTACTGCTTATGAAGAGTGTGCCTTTGATGGCTCCAAGTACCACACCAAATACAAAGGCACTGTGTGCCGCGTGTGCGAAGTGTGTGAGATTGGCAAGCACGGAAGCGGCTTGAAGCTGTTCGCCTAA
- a CDS encoding white collar 1 protein: MDGFYSPHQQQQQQQQQFQQQQQQQQQQQQQQQRMQQNQPNHMQHNMNDSPYFPGGDSLDDIVRDNQDKLYRRQSMPQAFANHMGQFQMPQHQEQHHQGQRRMSAVGNGDIMTFGTDNGDLNSYQFNQPMGAGFPTINTSIGMDQMGNYLTADPNDYSAISPDMMSSMMPNTFASMNVGAQMAGNGSPMNLYSPSIGQFPQGQLTPQVQVGNDFSMDLSPDGSSMNMNQSNPPQPNSIPAPANTAMDTIEDPGDNIMNNHQSYNNTSNGDSSQTLPPLSRQVSTASGSVVSPPQQQSHGTVSTTVTQPTSASVATTPSTGDGPRDSKEKTIYSKSGFDMLKALWLVATRKNPRIQLGAVDMSCAFVVCDVSMNDCPIIYVSDNFQNLTGYSRHEIVGQNCRFLQAPDGKVEAGSKREFVDDGAVYNLKKMVHEGREVQQSLINYRKGGKPFLNLLTMIPIPWDTDEIRYFIGFQIDLVECPDAIASNQDLGGVKVNYKHSDIGQYIWTPPQSSQWEPENGQTLGVDDVSTLLQQFTPKGLTSDWHKQSWDKMLLENTDDVVHVLSLKGLFLYLSPSCKKVLEYEAADLVGNSLSTVCHPSDIVPVTRELKDTTTGNPVNIVFRIRRKHSGYTWFESHGSLFVEQGKGRKCIILVGRKRPVFALSRRNLEANGGIGDSELWTKLSTSGLFLYVSSNIRSLLDLQPDSLVGTSIQDLMRKESRPEFGRTMEKARRGKTVTCKHEVQNRRGQVLQAQTTLYPGDASEGQKPSFLLAQTKLLKASSRNLAPASASGSRSIAATPRSNNGNESHATGHVSQPAGGALAPGTQDAALASEDNIFDELRTTKCSSWQFELRQMEKVNRILAEELGGLLSSKKKRKRRKGVGNVVRDCANCHTRNTPEWRRGPSGQRDLCNSCGLRWAKQTGRVSPRNSSRGANTANGDSRSKKSNSPSSPLHKELSADSSSAQAANSENGINPAQLTKQKIVNGTAAPSGAPSATGVKTSAGMPPLSHSSMLGVGQPSSMASIQEERETSQS; encoded by the exons ATGGATGGCTTCTACTCCCcccatcagcaacagcagcagcagcagcaacaatttcaacaacaacagcagcagcaacaacagcagcagcaacaacagcaacgtATGCAGCAGAACCAGCCGAACCACATGCAGCACAATATGAATGACTCTCCTTACTTTCCAGGGGGAGATTCCCTCGACGACATTGTTCGcgacaaccaagacaagctaTACCGTCGCCAGAGCATGCCTCAGGCTTTTGCTAACCACATGGGCCAGTTCCAGATGCCACAGCATCAGgagcaacatcatcaagggcAGAGACGGATGTCTGCTGTCGGTAATGGTGATATAATGACCTTTGGGACTGATAACGGCGACCTCAACTCCTATCAATTCAACCAGCCTATGGGGGCAGGCTTCCCAACCATTAATACCTCTATCGGCATGGACCAAATGGGCAATTATTTGACAGCTGACCCTAACGATTACTCGGCTATCTCTCCCGATATGATGAGTTCAATGATGCCCAATACGTTTGCCAGTATGAACGTTGGGGCGCAGATGGCGGGCAACGGCTCACCCATGAACCTCTACTCTCCTTCCATTGGACAATTTCCACAGGGTCAACTTACccctcaagtccaagttggCAACGACTTCTCTATGGATCTATCTCCAGACGGCAGTTCGATGAACATGAATCAAAGCAATCCCCCTCAACCAAATTCGATTCCGGCCCCTGCCAATACAGCGATGGACACAATAGAAGACCCGGGCGATAATATCATGAATAACCATCAATCTTACAATAATACAAGCAACGGAGACAGCAGCCAAACTCTACCTCCTTTGTCCCGACAGGTCTCAACTGCCTCTGGATCTGTCGTTTCTCCTCCACAGCAACAGTCACATGGGACAGTGTCGACAACTGTTACGCAGCCTACCAGTGCATCAGTCGCTACAACGCCATCAACCGGCGATGGTCCCAGAGAttcaaaagaaaagaccatATACTCGAAAAGCGGGTTTGACATGCTCAAGGCTCTATGGCTAGTTGCTACGCGCAAAAACCCGCGAATTCAACTTGGTGCCGTCGATATGTCATGTGCCTTCGTTGTCTGCGATGTTTCCATGAACGATTGCCCTATTATATATGTTTCCGACAACTTCCAGAACCTGACCGGTTACAGCCGCCACGAGATTGTTGGACAAAATTGCCGATTCCTACAAGCCCCTGATGGTAAAGTCGAAGCAGGATCGAAGCGCGAATTTGTCGACGATGGTGCCGTGTATAACCTGAAAAAGATGGTCCATGAGGGCAGAGAAGTCCAACAAAGCTTGATCAACTATAGAAAGGGCGGGAAGCCGTTCTTGAATCTTTTAACCATGATACCCATCCCTTGGGACACGGACGAAATCAGATACTTTATTGGCTTTCAGATTGATCTTGTGGAATGTCCTGATGCAATCGCATCTAACCAAGATCTAGGAGGTGTTAAAGTGAACTACAAACACAGCGATATCGGCCAATATATCTGGACACCGCCACAATCTAGCCAATGGGAGCCTGAAAACGGCCAAACCTTGGGCGTGGACGACGTATCAACTCTGCTACAGCAGTTTACTCCGAAGGGTTTAACGTCAGATTGGCACAAGCAATCTTGGGACAAGATGCTCCTTGAGAATACAGACGACGTCGTCCATGTCCTTTCACTCAAAGGCCTGTTTTTATACCTCTCGCCATCATGCAAGAAGGTTTTGGAATACGAGGCTGCTGATCTTGTTGGAAACTCGCTCTCGACTGTTTGTCATCCGTCTGATATTGTCCCCGTCACACGAGAACTAAAGGATACAACTACTGGGAACCCCGTGAATATTGTTTTCCGGATACGGAGAAAACACAGCGGCTATACGTGGTTCGAAAGCCATGGATCACTATTTGTCGAACAAGGGAAAGGTCGAAAGTGCATCATTCTGGTGGGTCGCAAGCGACCAGTGTTTGCTTTGAGCCGCCGCAATCTTGAAGCGAATGGAGGTATTGGTGACAGTGAATTGTGGACGAAGCTCTCGACATCGGGCCTCTTCTTATATGTGTCATCAAACATTAGGTCACTGCTCGACCTCCAGCCCGATAGCTTGGTAGGGACTAGCATACAGGATCTGATGCGAAAAGAGTCGCGTCCCGAGTTCGGACGAACCATGGAAAAGGCGAGGCGTGGGAAAACCGTCACTTGTAAGCACGAGGTTCAGAATCGCAGGGGCCAAGTGTTGCAAGCACAAACGACTCTTTACCCAGGCGACGCCTCCGAAGGCCAAAAACCATCGTTTTTGCTTGCTCAAACGAAACTACTCAAGGCTTCTTCGCGCAACCTCGCGCCTGCCAGCGCATCTGGCTCCAGGTCTATCGCTGCCACCCCGAGATCAAACAACGGCAACGAAAGCCATGCGACAGGCCACGTCTCGCAGCCTGCCGGTGGCGCACTCGCACCAGGTACTCAGGATGCCGCTCTGGCCTCAGAAGACAACATTTTTGACGAACTAAGGACCACTAAATGTTCCAGTTGGCAATTCGAACTACGCcagatggagaaggtgaATCGCATATTGGCCGAGGAACTCGGAGGTTTGCTTtccagcaagaagaagcgtaagagaagaaagggagtCGGTAACGTCGTTCGGGACTGTGCAAACTGCCATACAAGGAACACGCCCGAGTGGCGCCGAGGACCCAGTGGTCAAAGGGATCTTTGTAACAGTTGTGGCCTCCGTTGGGCCAAACAG ACTGGTCGAGTTTCTCCTCGCAATTCTTCACGTGGGGCCAATACTGCCAATGGCGATTCTCGAAGCAAGAAGTCCAATTCTCCCTCGTCGCCATTACATAAAGAACTTTCAGCCGACAGTTCCAGCGCGCAGGCAGCTAATAGCGAAAACGGCATTAACCCCGCCCAGCTTACGAAGCAGAAGATCGTAAATGGAACAGCTGCACCAAGCGGCGCTCCTTCGGCTACTGGTGTCAAGACATCAGCCGGAATGCCGCCATTAAGTCATTCCTCAATGCTGGGTGTTGGGCAACCTTCGTCAATGGCTTCAATTCAAGAAGAACGCGAGACAAGCCAATCTTGA